The Theobroma cacao cultivar B97-61/B2 chromosome 1, Criollo_cocoa_genome_V2, whole genome shotgun sequence genome contains the following window.
GAAACCACCTTTCCATGGTTGGAAGCCAGATGCTCTGCCTCATGTATCGCTAACCTTGTTAAAATTATAGCCACAAGCTGGAAGAACGTTGCAGAACAAGTCTTTGATAGTATCTTCTAGGATTCTCCTTGTCTTCAAAATCACTCTTTTCTGAAAAAATTATAGCCATTGAACAGggaaaaaaatagaacaaaTCAAGTCTAAAGcaggtaaaagaaaaatgaaggcaTTAGAAAAGAATAAAGTAGTATTTGttaaagaaaggaagagacTGTACGATAGAATTATTGGCATAGCTGATTTCTTTATCTCCCTCATTCATACAAAGAACATTTCCTATCGCAATTGCCTTCCCAACTTCCATTATGCAGTGCTCCCGATGGAATCCCCTAGCTCTTCTGGTTTTTAaagaattgaaatttattattGGCACCCAGTAGAGAGCAAATATATCAGAAATCAAGGACTTTTACAGTCTTACTAGATATTTACAGTCTTATCTTTATTTGGAcgcaagaaaaaaaaggtggAAATCCCAATCCTTGGAACATCTCTATTTTTTGTGATGAATTTATATTCAACTTATGCAGAAAAACCATGCTATAAGCATGCCATACATTATAACACTTAATCATTTGTCAACGCTAATTTATCATTGAAGtattaggattttttttgaCACACCAACATCAGGTTAATTTGGACGGAATTAATCAAAAGGATTCAATTGCACATAATGTCAAAGAAAATGGATTTAACTGACTAGGTTTTGGATAGAGGGACTAAATTGGTAAAAATACTATAGTACAAATACTTCCTGAGTAGTTTGGCGGATATCATTGCAAGAAAGCTCCAAGTTACAAGAGGAGAGAGTCTAACACTAGTCCATATAATGTTAGAACGCAGAGTTGTACATCGGAAATATTCAGGAAATGATTCAAAATGTGTATCAATTCATTGTCTTAAAGGTTTGATTTGCTACTATCATAAGtgtgtaaaaaaattaaaaatgataaattttgagaatataataaaatttagttGGTGATTGTGTTTTGTACTAATCAAATCAATTGACTAAACAATCACCAATATATAGCAAGATTATTAAActcttataaaatttttctacaACAAAATGATTTAAGTAATtcgaaaaatataaaaaataaggaGTATATTTTCTTGAATAGAAGAGTCTCTGtttaaaaagaattacttGTATGTTTCTATAGGCTTATTTATTGACtgaattattatttaactGCAACTCCAAATGCATGTGTCACATGCTGCATTGAATAATAATGTATATtagttttatattataaatttaactaAATTACAAGACCATTCAAAtttgtagaaaaaaaaaagaaaggggggaaggaaggaaaaactaatatttttattttgtttatttttattgtttatgaTGGATGCGTTTGCAAGATGTGAAGAATataggaaaagaaaggagaaattgatgaaattatttcaatataatttcCTGCACAGACAAGtctctatttaaaaaaaaaaattaaatgtctTGTTTGTACAGATATATTggcaattaaaaaattaaaaataaatataattattacttaattaactGCAACTACTGATACATGTGTCACAcgcttttattgaataataatgtatattaataattatattacaaatttaataaaattaaattacaaaatcaatcaatatttaaaaagtCTAATCATGCTTCAATTTGCACTTTAACACACTTAGTGCAAGTACCAAAGACTAAGAatttatatcttttattttttttaatttaaaattgtgtCCCGCGTTTGCCATTATTGAAAACGTCGGGACATTTTGAAAAGCTAACTCAATTATTATGTAAGGGAGACGTTAGACTTTTAACTGAAAACGTGTGAAGCTTTCTGGCTACTTCTTTGTCATGGAAACGACGATGGTAACCACCTTTCCACGGTTGGAAGCCAGATGCTCTGCCTCATGTATCGCTAACCTTGTGAATAACCTATCAATTATGGCATCTCCAAAGTGACTGGCAAGCAACTGTTCTGAAATAGCTCTTACATAATTCGCAATCTTCTGCCCCCTTTCGTACTTGTTCAACACGAGACCATTGCTGTTGACGTCTTCTCCAGCATCCCAATCAACTTCAAAAACTTGTAGCCTGTCAACCTCAAAGGATCCTTCATCTTGAACAATCTCACTTACTTCTTCCTTGTAGGGTGTATAAAGAGGAATGTTGAATGAATCCAAGTCAGCCTCTTTCACAAGTCcctaaaatgaaaagcaattaaaAATCCGTTTTGGTGAAACATAGTAACGTacagaaagaaaataagtatGTATAGGAAAGAAAATAACCTCTGCCACCAAGTCACAGAGTGTTTTTGCTAGCAATTCCCAACCATAAAATTCGGTCGAGGGATCTGGGTTGCTCCTACCGATGAAAGTGAGAATCATACGCCCTCGAGGTTTTATTTCTTCTGACCGCATGCTTAAAAACGATGAGAAGTCGTCCTGAAATTGCTTTGCATAAGCTTTAAATACATTGGGAGGACTTGATTTTGCCATGTACACATTCCACTTGTTGTTCTCAACTCCGTCTGGGACCTGACCAGTCATCCGGATATGATTAGCTAATTATTAGCCCAAGTTAATacgaaaagaaagaaaaaatatgagTTTTCCAAATCCTTTATTCAGGGAAAAGGTGCCAACCTTTGATAGCCAATGAACACTATAAGAAGAATGCATAAGATGTAGACTTCTGCTTGGGAAAAGTCTTCCATAGAAGGAACCTGGTACTCCTGATATTGAACAATGCCCTATGAGATCTCCCTTTTCTCTCTTAAGCTTCTCAAGGAAAGCAGGAACAGACCTGAAGCCATATTTGGAAATCAGACTCGGGTGATTTCAAATGCGAATGTTGGCATGCAGGTAGAATGAAAAGAGAAATTCCATTGATAACGATATTTATTTACCAATTGTTCTATTGAAACTTTGCGATcccaatcttttctttttttttttgaaaagtgtgGATTTATTCTACCATTACCAATATGCCATACCAAGTCTTTTGCCTATTTGGGTGAGACTTCGTTTGTCATGAAGGAATTGGCATGGGAAAAAGCTGTACAATTACAAAAGCTCAAGGCTGCTCGAGCAGAGATGGCAGCAAGCAGGATTCCAAAAAAACTTAATCCTGCTTCAGTACAAGAGAGAACATAAACAAGATTTAAACGTAACGACTTTGCGAAAAGGAGGTAGAGGCCTAAACAGAGCATGGCGAGAGAGGACCCAAAATGGCCATCCGCATGAGACAGGACAAATCAAGAAGAGGCAAAAGGGACGTCCGTTTTCCAAAGTCAGAGACCAATCCATCAAAAGAAGCGAGAAGCCAAGCGAACCCCAAAacagggaagaagaagaccccCAAATTGGAGGTCCAATTATGTACGGCCAAGGTTTTCTTGTATGATCCAaccatttattttcttctttttttaataataaaagaaggGACTGACCTGAAAATGGCGTTGAAGTCAGTTCCTGGAAGATCATTTAGAAACATTTGAAACTCAGGTGATTTGAGCTGTGCTTGTTGGCATATCTCTTGAACACT
Protein-coding sequences here:
- the LOC18610882 gene encoding benzoate carboxyl methyltransferase; its protein translation is MEVGEATAVANGFCMNEGDREISYANNSMIQVSSFLRILVHTIKDLLCNVLPTCIKVADLGCSSGPNTFLTISEVIGSVQEICQQAQLKSPEFQMFLNDLPGTDFNAIFRSVPAFLEKLKREKGDLIGHCSISGVPGSFYGRLFPSRSLHLMHSSYSVHWLSKVPDGVENNKWNVYMAKSSPPNVFKAYAKQFQDDFSSFLSMRSEEIKPRGRMILTFIGRSNPDPSTEFYGWELLAKTLCDLVAEGLVKEADLDSFNIPLYTPYKEEVSEIVQDEGSFEVDRLQVFEVDWDAGEDVNSNGLVLNKYERGQKIANYVRAISEQLLASHFGDAIIDRLFTRLAIHEAEHLASNRGKVVTIVVSMTKK